A window of Strix aluco isolate bStrAlu1 chromosome 11, bStrAlu1.hap1, whole genome shotgun sequence contains these coding sequences:
- the CCDC51 gene encoding mitochondrial potassium channel isoform X1, protein MKYKSGVSSVSCGLQYPHLLIKWSPKMNLYIVRTYCSSAPKRPEAKSAIEMAMGRLNRLTEAGTIMGKNSLQKMSATCKSWWDRYEEFVGINEVREAQGKVTEAENVFMIARGIVREARENVEAQQIKLKEIRDRLDRVSRDDTQYLELATLEHRLLQEEKRYRAAYLNAEESEREKFSLFSAAVRESHEKERTRAEKTKNWSIIGSILGAIIGVLGSTYVNRVRLQELKVLVLEAQKGPINLQEAIKEQASSHHLQQKDLSDVIAELKNVLQTRTSQEIKEGALLTRGDRNDSIKIDSLLIPLNEQLNYTKQVSSCLGSLQQQFNSLQESIAQMISEMQSVKLAVHTRPTERATPRSSVEGKGQASAVRDVILELCDTERRLETQIKRNSLYSTALTCAMFAITVPVLYIILKGN, encoded by the exons ATGAAATATAAGTCAGGTGTGTCCTCAGTGTCCTGTGGCCTGCAGTATCCCCATTTATTGATAAAGTGGAGTCCAAAAATGAATTTATACATAGTGCGGACTTACTGCTCATCAGCACCGAAGAGGCCTGAAGCCAAGTCTGCGATAGAAATGGCCATGGGCCGTCTTAATCGGCTGACAGAAGCTGGGACCATTATGGGAAAAAACTCCCTTCAAAAAATGTCTGCAACATGCAAGAGTTGGTGGGACAGATATGAAGAGTTTGTTGGAATTAATGAAGTTCGAGAGGCTCAGGGAAAAGTGACAGAG GCTGAAAATGTCTTTATGATAGCTCGAGGGATAGTACGAGAGGCTCGTGAAAATGTAGAAGCCCAGCAGATCAAACTGAAGGAAATTCGGGACCGCTTGGACAGGGTCTCTCGGGATGACACCCAGTATTTAGAACTGGCTACTCTGGAACACAGGTTGCTGCAG GAAGAGAAGAGGTACCGAGCTGCATATTTAAATGCAGAAGAATCTGAGAGAGAaaaattctctctcttctctgcagCTGTAAGGGAAAGCCATGAGAAAGAGCGAACAAGAGCTGAAAAAACGAAGAACTGGTCTATTATTGGTTCTATACTGGGAGCCATTATAGGTGTTCTTGGTTCCACCTATGTTAATCGAGTAAGGCTGCAAGAATTGAAAGTCTTGGTGCTTGAAGCACAGAAGGGGCCAATAAATCTGCAAGAAGCCATCAAAGAACAGGCCTCCAGCCATCACTTACAGCAGAAGGATCTCAGTGACGTCATAGCAGAGCTGAAAAATGTGCTGCAAACCAGGACATCACAGGAAATAAAAGAAGGTGCTTTGTTAACTAGAGGAGACAGGAATGACTCCATAAAAATAGATTCtcttttaattcctttaaatGAACAGCTAAACTACACTAAACAAGTCAGTTCATGTCTAGGGAGTTTACAACAGCAGTTTAACAGTCTCCAGGAAAGTATAGCACAAATGATTTCTGAGATGCAGAGCGTTAAACTGGCGGTCCACACGAGACCTACCGAACGAGCGACGCCAAGGTCTTCAGTGGAGGGTAAGGGCCAGGCTTCTGCCGTGAGAGATGTGATTTTAGAATTGTGTGATACCGAGCGGAGACTAGAAACTCAAATCAAGAGAAATTCTCTTTACAGCACTGCGTTGACATGTGCTATGTTTGCTATTACTGTGCCAGTACTCTATATTATACTTAAAGGGAACTGA
- the CCDC51 gene encoding mitochondrial potassium channel isoform X2, whose translation MIARGIVREARENVEAQQIKLKEIRDRLDRVSRDDTQYLELATLEHRLLQEEKRYRAAYLNAEESEREKFSLFSAAVRESHEKERTRAEKTKNWSIIGSILGAIIGVLGSTYVNRVRLQELKVLVLEAQKGPINLQEAIKEQASSHHLQQKDLSDVIAELKNVLQTRTSQEIKEGALLTRGDRNDSIKIDSLLIPLNEQLNYTKQVSSCLGSLQQQFNSLQESIAQMISEMQSVKLAVHTRPTERATPRSSVEGKGQASAVRDVILELCDTERRLETQIKRNSLYSTALTCAMFAITVPVLYIILKGN comes from the exons ATGATAGCTCGAGGGATAGTACGAGAGGCTCGTGAAAATGTAGAAGCCCAGCAGATCAAACTGAAGGAAATTCGGGACCGCTTGGACAGGGTCTCTCGGGATGACACCCAGTATTTAGAACTGGCTACTCTGGAACACAGGTTGCTGCAG GAAGAGAAGAGGTACCGAGCTGCATATTTAAATGCAGAAGAATCTGAGAGAGAaaaattctctctcttctctgcagCTGTAAGGGAAAGCCATGAGAAAGAGCGAACAAGAGCTGAAAAAACGAAGAACTGGTCTATTATTGGTTCTATACTGGGAGCCATTATAGGTGTTCTTGGTTCCACCTATGTTAATCGAGTAAGGCTGCAAGAATTGAAAGTCTTGGTGCTTGAAGCACAGAAGGGGCCAATAAATCTGCAAGAAGCCATCAAAGAACAGGCCTCCAGCCATCACTTACAGCAGAAGGATCTCAGTGACGTCATAGCAGAGCTGAAAAATGTGCTGCAAACCAGGACATCACAGGAAATAAAAGAAGGTGCTTTGTTAACTAGAGGAGACAGGAATGACTCCATAAAAATAGATTCtcttttaattcctttaaatGAACAGCTAAACTACACTAAACAAGTCAGTTCATGTCTAGGGAGTTTACAACAGCAGTTTAACAGTCTCCAGGAAAGTATAGCACAAATGATTTCTGAGATGCAGAGCGTTAAACTGGCGGTCCACACGAGACCTACCGAACGAGCGACGCCAAGGTCTTCAGTGGAGGGTAAGGGCCAGGCTTCTGCCGTGAGAGATGTGATTTTAGAATTGTGTGATACCGAGCGGAGACTAGAAACTCAAATCAAGAGAAATTCTCTTTACAGCACTGCGTTGACATGTGCTATGTTTGCTATTACTGTGCCAGTACTCTATATTATACTTAAAGGGAACTGA